From Pedobacter aquae:
TATCTGCTGACTTTAAAGGTTCAAAACCGAATTGCTTGTATAAACTATGTGCATCTAAAGTAGCTAATAGCCATCTTTTTATTCCTTTTAAATCATCATTATTGATGATGCTTTGCACCAACCACTTAGATAAACCTTGTTTTCTATAATCGGGTAAAATAAATACATCGGCTACATAGGCAAAGGTACTTTCATCAGTAATTAAACGAGCAAAACCTATTTGCTTTTGCTGATGATAAAGT
This genomic window contains:
- a CDS encoding GNAT family N-acetyltransferase, translated to MGIIKTFMNDDTFLKKGFSISTDKSLLDFEMIFNFLSQESYWAKGISKERLEKAIQHSICYGLYHQQKQIGFARLITDESTFAYVADVFILPDYRKQGLSKWLVQSIINNDDLKGIKRWLLATLDAHSLYKQFGFEPLKSADRFLEILTPYQTH